From the genome of Acidobacteriota bacterium, one region includes:
- a CDS encoding DUF1175 family protein: protein MAQLRIIYFLISLVAIASTVACSRPSQAHNSSVQPVADASADSDADGIPDKAELRPFDDRQNFRQWFAAIAELQFYQISNEWNAEQRDCAGLVRFAWREALRKHDRPWFQKMGAEYEPVAPDVRAFSLDTNPLGEKLFRRDFGSFQEGDLASAKFSEFADARTLKNFNCVFVSRVRRRAQRGDLLFFHQPWVQKFPYHLMIFIGEPVRDGEGAADWVVYHTGSSPTDEGSLKKVRLAVLDHHPDKRWRPIEINPNFLGYYRLKMLD from the coding sequence TTGGCGCAGTTGCGTATCATTTACTTTCTCATCTCGTTGGTGGCGATTGCTTCGACTGTCGCGTGCAGTCGCCCGTCACAGGCGCACAACAGTTCGGTTCAACCTGTCGCCGATGCGTCAGCCGATTCCGATGCCGATGGCATTCCAGATAAAGCCGAGCTGCGCCCCTTCGATGATCGTCAGAACTTCAGGCAATGGTTTGCGGCAATCGCTGAATTGCAGTTTTACCAAATCAGCAATGAATGGAACGCCGAGCAACGCGACTGTGCCGGGCTGGTTCGTTTCGCGTGGCGAGAAGCGTTACGCAAGCACGACCGGCCGTGGTTCCAGAAGATGGGCGCGGAATACGAACCCGTCGCGCCCGATGTGCGAGCGTTCAGCCTCGACACGAATCCTCTCGGCGAAAAACTCTTTCGTAGGGACTTCGGTTCGTTTCAAGAGGGCGATCTCGCGAGCGCCAAGTTCTCAGAGTTCGCGGACGCGCGCACGCTTAAGAACTTCAACTGCGTCTTCGTGAGCCGTGTCCGCCGCCGCGCCCAGCGAGGCGATCTGCTGTTCTTTCATCAACCCTGGGTTCAGAAATTCCCTTACCACCTGATGATCTTTATTGGTGAGCCAGTGCGTGACGGCGAAGGCGCAGCGGACTGGGTCGTCTATCACACAGGGTCTTCGCCGACAGACGAAGGCTCGTTGAAGAAAGTGCGCCTTGCCGTGCTGGATCATCATCCGGACAAACGCTGGCGGCCGATTGAGATCAATCCAAACTTCCTTGGCTACTATCGACTCAAGATGCTTGATTGA
- a CDS encoding element excision factor XisH family protein: MPKLDIIHNAVKNALIKDGWTITHDPFTIQYKELKLYADLAAERPFAAERGGVRIVVEVKSFVGTSKLQDLKLALGQYDIYHSFLKVIAPERKLYVAISHAAYKGFFGKEAIQLIVNTHPLPLIVVNLETEEIVQWIN; the protein is encoded by the coding sequence ATGCCCAAGCTGGACATCATTCACAACGCCGTGAAGAATGCTCTAATAAAAGATGGCTGGACGATTACTCACGACCCTTTCACCATTCAATACAAAGAACTGAAGTTGTATGCGGATCTGGCTGCGGAAAGACCTTTTGCGGCTGAGCGCGGTGGCGTGAGAATCGTCGTTGAAGTCAAAAGTTTCGTCGGCACATCCAAACTTCAAGACTTGAAATTGGCCCTCGGACAATACGACATCTATCATAGTTTTTTGAAAGTAATCGCGCCTGAGCGCAAACTCTACGTAGCCATCAGCCACGCAGCGTACAAGGGGTTCTTTGGCAAAGAGGCTATACAGTTGATAGTCAATACTCATCCACTTCCGTTGATCGTAGTTAACTTGGAAACTGAGGAGATAGTGCAATGGATAAACTGA
- a CDS encoding XisI protein, with translation MDKLKEYHELLKRILTEQVELCRRQPVPDVETFLVIDEEHRNYIWMNVGWQNGERVCGMTVYVRICDGKFWIEEDWTEDGIATDLVREGVPKEDIVLAFHDPETRKHTDFAAA, from the coding sequence ATGGATAAACTGAAAGAGTATCACGAACTGCTAAAGCGCATCTTGACCGAGCAGGTCGAACTATGTCGCCGCCAACCGGTGCCCGATGTCGAGACCTTTCTTGTGATTGATGAAGAACACAGGAACTACATTTGGATGAATGTTGGCTGGCAAAACGGAGAGCGGGTGTGCGGGATGACAGTTTACGTTCGCATCTGCGATGGCAAATTCTGGATAGAAGAAGACTGGACGGAAGACGGAATTGCTACTGACCTGGTGCGTGAAGGCGTTCCCAAAGAAGACATAGTGCTTGCTTTCCACGACCCCGAGACGCGCAAGCATACCGACTTCGCCGCGGCTTGA
- a CDS encoding type II toxin-antitoxin system HigB family toxin codes for MHIITRKRLNEFADKYPETKTALAHWYRSMKQNNFDSFADLRSIFSSADQVGKLTVFNIGGNKVRLVAAVHYNRKKVYIRGVLTHEEYDESKWRE; via the coding sequence ATGCACATCATTACCAGAAAGCGGCTCAATGAATTTGCGGACAAATACCCTGAGACGAAAACCGCTCTTGCACATTGGTACCGCTCGATGAAGCAGAACAACTTTGATTCGTTTGCCGACCTTCGATCGATATTCTCTTCGGCAGACCAAGTTGGTAAGCTGACAGTGTTCAATATCGGCGGCAATAAGGTACGCTTGGTAGCAGCCGTTCACTATAATCGGAAGAAGGTTTACATCAGAGGGGTGCTTACCCACGAAGAATACGACGAGAGTAAGTGGAGGGAATAG
- the dusB gene encoding tRNA dihydrouridine synthase DusB — protein sequence MANEIHIGKVTITPNLALAPMAGVTDSSFRRLIKELGGVGLIITEFISVEGITRGNMRTHRMMKFLPEERPLSIQIFGYDDERMVAAAEIIEESGADIVDINCGCPAKKVVNGGGGSSLLRDLPQLEKILRRVRKAVSIPLTMKIRTGWDDSSINAVEVARLIEDCGGDMVAIHGRTRMQGYSGQANWDVITAVKRAVGIPVIGCGDVTTPEQALARLAESGVNGVMIGRGAIANPWVFRQTSELMRGEPMYQPPLGEKQRVLHRYYELLRDELPERALSGKLKQMCGYFTHGLAGGARLRERVFHSQTISEIYGQIDEYFASMIERGVPPDALTREERAFIDPQPRDPKNAEFTRTAPTAIG from the coding sequence ATGGCGAACGAAATCCATATAGGTAAAGTGACTATCACGCCGAATTTGGCGCTTGCGCCCATGGCCGGCGTCACCGACTCGTCTTTTCGTCGATTGATCAAGGAACTCGGCGGGGTTGGCTTGATCATTACCGAGTTCATTTCCGTCGAGGGAATCACCCGCGGCAACATGCGCACTCATCGCATGATGAAGTTCCTTCCTGAAGAGCGCCCGTTGTCGATTCAAATTTTCGGCTACGATGACGAACGAATGGTCGCGGCCGCGGAGATCATCGAAGAAAGCGGCGCCGACATCGTGGATATCAACTGCGGCTGTCCCGCGAAGAAAGTCGTCAACGGCGGAGGCGGCTCGTCTTTGCTTCGCGATCTGCCGCAGCTTGAAAAGATTCTGCGGCGCGTGCGCAAGGCGGTGTCGATCCCGCTCACGATGAAGATCCGAACCGGCTGGGATGATTCTTCGATCAACGCAGTCGAAGTGGCCCGCTTAATCGAAGACTGCGGCGGAGACATGGTAGCGATTCACGGGCGCACCCGCATGCAAGGCTACAGCGGGCAGGCGAACTGGGACGTGATCACCGCCGTGAAGCGCGCGGTTGGAATTCCAGTGATCGGTTGCGGAGACGTCACGACTCCGGAACAGGCGCTCGCGCGATTGGCTGAGAGCGGCGTCAACGGCGTGATGATCGGCCGAGGTGCGATCGCCAATCCGTGGGTTTTCCGCCAGACGTCCGAGTTGATGCGCGGTGAACCGATGTATCAGCCGCCGCTCGGTGAAAAGCAGCGTGTGCTGCATCGTTATTACGAGCTGCTTCGAGATGAGCTGCCTGAGCGCGCACTTTCAGGGAAGCTCAAGCAGATGTGCGGCTACTTCACGCACGGGCTTGCGGGTGGCGCCAGGCTTCGCGAACGAGTGTTCCATTCGCAAACGATTTCGGAGATATACGGTCAGATAGATGAGTACTTCGCGTCGATGATCGAGCGCGGAGTTCCGCCCGACGCCCTCACGCGAGAAGAGCGAGCATTCATCGACCCACAGCCTCGCGATCCGAAGAACGCGGAGTTTACACGCACGGCGCCGACAGCTATCGGCTAA
- a CDS encoding MG2 domain-containing protein, producing MFKDNSYSHRGLITVAVYLFVIAGALSISTLRLRAQSGAVETAASGAASTANYKPYFSLSTNRTYGTADRARVWINYVGVDHMDFRVYRVGDPVKFFKQLDDPHQMGEGEKYQIIAALKKEPSALEKVRSFKVSIFKSIKDYFRNQLRRGTRESLNQKLNREGDRQPLNVADYARVPLLNPDQMVSSWRERLTPLDNLYDTRMVMLGKRDPGVYLIEAVNGDLRAYTIAIVTDLTMINKTTPTGEMLIYTADRKSGAPRGGVKVEIIKAKKSVATGTTDKSGMLKTRIEQPKREAEQAPEDRDPEAEASSEQRNSYLVTARDHDHFALSDLAAYYFGGYQSEGYEGEGESEGGGGLTGYIYTDRPIYRPAQKVFFRGILRTAGERGYELPSGSVNATIEDPNGGKLLEADLKLTARGTFSGAVDIAPGAPLGQYRIIAKTGAASASEYFEVQEYKKPEYKVSVTTPRKFVEVGQKVKFLIEARYFFGEPVKEADVTYYIYRSRYYPWWWAEDDDAEADESENQDEGGYGYGNDMVKDGQGVLKADGKMEVEFEVPAADEKDSSDYTYRLEAQVTDQSRRTIEARASFVGTRGNVVANTRTDRYVYYEGDTAKIKVSTSDYEGRPLAAGVTLKFIERRWDATQKQDESGRTRYEYTMRERELASADVSTNQQGEASYDYAVTAPGSINIKTIVKDGKKQYPSNEDYLWVADRKSEGSDWSFGDDQSIKLVADKKSYQPGETAHVLAMLPTDKAHLLVTTELTGVMTARIVDAPSRAVMIDVPIEPRYAPNVYLNVAYVKDGEMYTHDRLLSVPARSKFLDIEVLADKKEYKPRETARYTILARNSDGSPAPGAELSLGVVDEAIYSVKPDQTRDIRKAFYGRRYNQVQTIFTISYYFKGHSGEKPLNIAANKPAYQLADFKNEGQYAEPTIRKDFKDTTFWQPDIVTGSDGKATVEVKLPDNLTTWRATVRGVTADTRVGSAILKFVARKNLILRLATPRFLTEGDTVTLSAIVHNYLDAAKAVQISIDVTGARLLDSASQTVTIPKQGEHRIDWRVAANQVGEVKLLAKALTDQESDAVEIPLEVVPHGLKQSTGGAITLSGDNDEKTIALNLPADAHAQARSLRIEAAPSIAGTLFGALDYLTAYPYGCTEQTMSSFLPNVIVAAALKEVKTASIRATNDLGTKVQRGMDRLYGFQHDDGGWGWWKDDKTDPFMTAYVIDGLTLASRGGYATDKSRITNGRDKLMRMIAAGKGDDGQSIDPDTRAYMIYALGESGTVDAALINELFSKRGELQAYGRALLALALKQHRDDARAKQVAGEIEQAARSNEYDTHWESKHTSHGYTVENDTEATALSLKALARINPQSALLAKAARWLVGTRRNGYYWESTRQTAFAIFGLIDYVKVSKELSPDYSVQVYLNGEQIISKQVTAADVASAQAFLIERKGSQLGGSNQVRVVKTGKGALYLSTSLNYFTRDEEIQAQASPNLTLTREYLRLRVVESGEKARWEIEPLKGELRSGDLIVSRLRVQGSRAQYMMIEDPIPAGCEQIDRISGLDLAYVADAGSRRWTDWYSAREFRDQKTALFVDYFDGDAMFQVALRVEVPGDFRVGPARAELMYQPTVQSNTASGKMRFLDKK from the coding sequence GTGTTCAAAGATAATTCATATAGTCATCGCGGCCTGATAACCGTAGCGGTCTACCTGTTTGTCATCGCCGGCGCGCTTTCGATATCAACGTTGCGGCTCCGCGCTCAGAGCGGAGCGGTTGAGACCGCCGCCTCGGGAGCGGCTTCCACAGCCAATTACAAGCCTTACTTCTCTCTGTCCACCAATCGCACCTATGGCACTGCCGATCGAGCGCGCGTATGGATCAACTACGTCGGCGTCGACCACATGGACTTTCGTGTTTATCGAGTCGGCGACCCTGTCAAGTTTTTCAAACAACTCGACGATCCCCACCAGATGGGCGAGGGTGAGAAGTATCAGATCATCGCGGCTCTCAAGAAAGAACCGTCTGCTCTGGAAAAAGTCCGCTCGTTCAAAGTCTCGATCTTCAAATCGATCAAGGATTATTTCCGCAACCAGCTCCGCCGTGGCACGCGCGAGTCGCTCAACCAGAAGCTCAATCGCGAAGGCGATCGCCAGCCGCTCAACGTCGCCGACTATGCGCGAGTTCCGCTGCTCAACCCCGATCAGATGGTCAGCAGTTGGCGCGAGAGGCTGACCCCGCTTGATAACCTATACGACACGCGGATGGTGATGCTGGGCAAGCGCGACCCCGGTGTGTACCTGATCGAAGCGGTCAACGGCGACCTCCGCGCCTACACCATAGCGATCGTCACCGATCTCACGATGATCAATAAGACGACTCCGACCGGCGAGATGCTCATCTATACCGCCGATCGCAAATCCGGCGCGCCACGGGGAGGAGTAAAAGTCGAAATCATCAAAGCTAAGAAGTCCGTCGCCACCGGAACGACCGACAAGAGCGGCATGTTGAAGACACGCATCGAGCAGCCTAAGCGCGAGGCTGAACAGGCGCCGGAGGACCGCGATCCCGAAGCCGAGGCTTCAAGCGAGCAGCGCAACTCCTATCTGGTCACCGCACGCGACCACGATCATTTCGCGCTCTCGGATCTGGCGGCGTATTACTTCGGGGGCTACCAGAGCGAAGGGTACGAGGGGGAGGGTGAAAGCGAGGGCGGCGGCGGACTCACGGGTTACATCTACACCGATCGGCCCATCTACCGTCCAGCTCAGAAAGTGTTCTTCAGAGGAATACTGCGGACCGCCGGCGAGCGGGGATATGAATTGCCCAGCGGCTCTGTCAATGCGACTATCGAGGACCCGAACGGCGGCAAGCTTTTGGAAGCCGATTTGAAGCTGACCGCGCGAGGGACCTTCAGCGGGGCGGTCGATATTGCGCCGGGCGCGCCGCTTGGCCAGTACCGCATCATCGCCAAGACCGGCGCCGCCAGCGCAAGCGAATACTTCGAAGTCCAGGAGTACAAAAAGCCCGAATACAAAGTGAGTGTCACGACTCCCAGAAAATTCGTCGAGGTCGGCCAGAAGGTCAAGTTCTTAATCGAAGCGCGCTACTTCTTTGGAGAGCCCGTCAAAGAAGCTGACGTCACTTACTACATCTATCGGTCCCGGTATTATCCGTGGTGGTGGGCTGAAGATGATGATGCGGAAGCCGATGAATCGGAGAATCAAGACGAAGGCGGCTACGGCTACGGTAATGATATGGTCAAAGATGGCCAGGGAGTTTTGAAAGCGGACGGAAAGATGGAAGTTGAGTTCGAAGTTCCCGCCGCCGACGAGAAGGATTCTTCCGACTATACCTACCGTCTGGAAGCGCAGGTCACCGACCAGTCACGCCGAACGATCGAAGCGCGCGCGAGCTTCGTCGGCACGCGCGGCAACGTCGTCGCCAACACTCGCACGGATCGCTACGTCTACTATGAAGGTGACACGGCAAAGATCAAGGTCAGCACAAGCGACTACGAGGGCCGCCCGCTTGCCGCCGGCGTCACGCTCAAGTTCATCGAGCGCCGGTGGGACGCAACGCAAAAGCAGGATGAGTCGGGCAGGACGCGCTATGAGTACACCATGCGTGAGCGCGAGCTGGCGTCGGCCGATGTTTCCACCAATCAGCAGGGCGAGGCCAGCTACGACTACGCCGTGACCGCGCCCGGCAGCATAAACATCAAGACGATAGTCAAAGACGGAAAGAAACAATATCCCTCGAATGAGGATTACCTGTGGGTGGCGGACAGGAAAAGCGAGGGGTCGGACTGGTCCTTCGGTGACGACCAGTCGATCAAGCTGGTCGCCGACAAGAAGTCTTATCAACCTGGCGAGACGGCTCACGTGCTGGCAATGCTGCCAACCGACAAGGCTCACTTGCTGGTGACGACCGAGCTGACCGGCGTGATGACCGCCCGGATAGTCGACGCTCCGTCGCGCGCGGTGATGATCGACGTTCCGATTGAGCCTCGATATGCGCCGAACGTGTATCTGAACGTCGCTTATGTGAAGGACGGCGAGATGTACACGCACGACCGGTTGCTAAGCGTGCCCGCGCGGAGCAAGTTTCTCGACATCGAAGTCCTTGCCGACAAGAAGGAATACAAGCCGCGCGAGACGGCTCGCTACACGATACTCGCTCGCAACTCGGACGGCTCACCGGCGCCGGGCGCGGAGCTTAGCCTGGGCGTCGTCGATGAAGCCATCTACAGCGTCAAGCCTGATCAAACGCGCGACATTCGCAAAGCGTTTTATGGACGGCGCTACAACCAGGTGCAGACGATCTTCACCATCTCTTACTACTTCAAAGGTCACTCGGGCGAAAAGCCGCTAAACATCGCCGCCAACAAACCGGCTTATCAATTGGCCGATTTCAAGAATGAAGGCCAGTACGCCGAGCCGACCATTCGAAAAGATTTCAAGGACACAACCTTCTGGCAGCCTGACATCGTGACCGGATCAGACGGCAAGGCTACGGTTGAGGTCAAGCTGCCCGACAACCTGACTACGTGGCGGGCTACGGTTCGCGGCGTCACCGCGGACACTCGAGTCGGCTCGGCGATTCTGAAATTCGTCGCGCGCAAGAACCTGATCCTCAGGCTCGCGACGCCGCGCTTCCTGACCGAAGGCGACACGGTCACGTTGTCGGCGATCGTTCACAACTATCTCGACGCGGCCAAGGCCGTGCAAATCTCAATCGATGTCACCGGCGCGCGCCTGCTGGACTCGGCGTCGCAGACGGTGACCATCCCGAAACAAGGCGAGCATCGGATCGATTGGCGTGTTGCGGCGAATCAAGTGGGAGAGGTAAAGCTGCTGGCAAAAGCGCTGACCGATCAAGAATCGGACGCGGTAGAAATTCCTCTCGAGGTTGTGCCGCACGGATTGAAGCAAAGCACCGGCGGCGCGATAACGCTTTCGGGAGACAACGACGAGAAGACAATCGCGCTCAACCTGCCGGCCGATGCTCACGCGCAAGCGCGCTCGCTTCGCATCGAGGCGGCGCCTTCAATAGCCGGAACGCTGTTCGGCGCGCTTGACTATCTGACCGCGTATCCTTACGGGTGCACCGAACAGACGATGTCGAGCTTCTTGCCAAATGTGATCGTTGCCGCGGCGCTGAAGGAAGTAAAAACCGCCTCGATTCGAGCAACGAATGATCTTGGCACGAAGGTGCAGCGCGGGATGGATCGACTCTACGGCTTCCAGCACGACGACGGGGGCTGGGGTTGGTGGAAGGATGACAAGACCGATCCGTTCATGACCGCCTACGTGATCGACGGGTTGACGCTGGCGTCTCGCGGCGGCTACGCGACGGATAAGTCTCGCATAACCAACGGCCGGGACAAGCTTATGCGAATGATCGCCGCCGGCAAGGGCGATGACGGACAGTCGATTGATCCCGACACACGCGCCTATATGATTTACGCGCTCGGCGAGAGCGGAACCGTAGACGCGGCATTGATCAACGAGCTGTTCTCCAAGCGAGGCGAGCTGCAAGCCTACGGCCGCGCGCTGCTTGCATTAGCGCTCAAGCAGCACCGCGATGACGCTCGGGCGAAGCAAGTCGCGGGTGAGATCGAGCAAGCCGCTCGCTCCAACGAGTACGACACGCACTGGGAATCGAAACACACGTCGCACGGCTACACAGTCGAAAACGACACCGAAGCGACGGCGCTCTCGCTCAAGGCGCTGGCCCGAATAAACCCGCAGAGCGCGCTGCTGGCAAAGGCGGCGAGATGGCTGGTAGGGACTCGCCGCAACGGCTACTACTGGGAGTCGACAAGGCAGACGGCGTTCGCGATCTTCGGGCTGATTGATTACGTTAAGGTCAGCAAGGAGCTCTCTCCGGACTACTCGGTTCAGGTGTACCTGAACGGCGAGCAGATAATCTCGAAGCAGGTGACGGCTGCAGACGTCGCTTCGGCGCAAGCGTTCCTCATCGAGCGCAAAGGCTCGCAGCTCGGCGGCTCAAATCAAGTGCGAGTGGTCAAGACCGGCAAAGGCGCGTTGTATCTCTCGACTTCGCTCAACTACTTCACTCGCGATGAAGAAATTCAGGCCCAGGCATCACCGAATCTGACGCTGACTCGCGAGTACCTGCGGCTTCGCGTGGTGGAAAGCGGCGAAAAGGCGAGATGGGAGATCGAGCCGCTAAAGGGCGAGCTGCGCTCGGGTGATTTGATCGTATCGCGCCTTCGCGTTCAGGGTTCGAGAGCGCAGTACATGATGATCGAAGATCCGATTCCCGCCGGCTGCGAACAGATCGACCGAATCAGCGGACTCGACCTGGCTTACGTCGCCGATGCAGGCTCGAGGCGATGGACGGATTGGTACAGCGCGCGCGAGTTCCGGGATCAGAAGACGGCGTTGTTCGTGGACTACTTCGACGGCGACGCGATGTTTCAAGTCGCGTTGCGAGTCGAAGTGCCCGGCGACTTTCGCGTAGGGCCGGCTCGCGCGGAGTTGATGTATCAGCCGACGGTGCAGTCGAACACAGCCAGTGGGAAGATGAGGTTTCTTGATAAGAAGTGA
- a CDS encoding FRG domain-containing protein, translating to MIKRCTTADELIGFLREDPQFQPRHIVDVTERGMVGQIFRGQSSLSWRLVPTVHRFGNPHPLASFTPQPLDEPSEYRSPRQYLGQHLHEEMRAVYLFLERADKLGIQTAIDYAAFHEHQVVIDAAIYEQQPYDWNTPFPRLSITPGFALAQHHGVPTRFIDWTESPLVAAYFAAVEVSQRLQGARRQCADAEIAIFILKTYLVRNSQQVDIVAAPRHINNNLRAQRGIFVYLPKANGFFLEKGKWPSLEDGLNTTVEGNGCLDAVTLSADKADDLLRKLWHYDITRQHLMPTLDHAASAVKYEQALFPSLREYRAMDERDGAKT from the coding sequence ATGATTAAACGCTGCACAACTGCCGACGAACTGATCGGATTCCTGCGGGAGGACCCGCAATTTCAGCCTAGGCATATTGTTGACGTCACGGAGCGAGGAATGGTGGGGCAGATCTTTCGTGGCCAAAGCAGTCTCTCGTGGAGACTCGTCCCGACAGTCCATCGTTTTGGAAATCCGCATCCCCTTGCGAGTTTTACTCCTCAACCCCTCGATGAACCCTCGGAATACCGAAGCCCTCGCCAGTATCTCGGCCAACACCTTCACGAAGAAATGCGTGCGGTGTATCTGTTCTTGGAACGAGCAGACAAGCTCGGCATCCAGACGGCGATCGACTACGCAGCGTTCCACGAGCACCAAGTAGTGATTGATGCAGCGATCTATGAACAGCAGCCTTATGATTGGAACACTCCCTTTCCGAGACTCAGCATCACACCAGGATTTGCTTTAGCGCAGCACCACGGTGTTCCAACGCGGTTTATTGACTGGACCGAGTCGCCACTTGTCGCGGCATACTTTGCCGCAGTAGAGGTATCGCAACGACTGCAAGGCGCTCGCCGCCAGTGCGCGGATGCCGAGATCGCGATCTTCATACTTAAGACATATTTGGTCAGGAACTCACAGCAAGTTGATATTGTCGCCGCACCCAGACACATCAACAATAATCTGCGGGCCCAGCGCGGCATATTCGTTTATTTGCCAAAGGCTAATGGGTTTTTTTTGGAGAAGGGCAAGTGGCCGAGTCTTGAGGACGGCCTTAACACGACCGTCGAGGGAAATGGATGCTTAGATGCTGTCACGCTGTCGGCGGACAAGGCCGATGACCTTCTGCGGAAGCTGTGGCACTATGACATCACGCGTCAGCACCTAATGCCCACGCTTGATCACGCTGCGAGCGCGGTCAAGTACGAGCAGGCGCTCTTTCCGAGCTTACGCGAGTACCGTGCAATGGACGAACGCGACGGTGCGAAAACTTGA
- a CDS encoding DUF2834 domain-containing protein, with the protein MKLRHAYLVLCGLGAVLPYSQLIPWIAIHGLNLSLVFKELFSTRIGGFFGVDVMVSAVVLFIFVGTEGRRLAIQHLWLPVLATLLVGVSLGLPLFLYMRQRRLDELPDSSLQT; encoded by the coding sequence ATGAAACTACGCCACGCTTATCTCGTCTTGTGCGGGTTGGGCGCTGTCCTTCCGTATTCCCAGTTGATCCCATGGATTGCAATACATGGCCTGAACCTTTCTCTGGTTTTCAAGGAGCTTTTTTCTACGCGTATCGGAGGATTCTTTGGCGTGGATGTGATGGTATCGGCCGTAGTGCTGTTCATCTTTGTTGGCACAGAAGGCCGTCGGCTCGCGATACAGCATCTATGGTTGCCGGTTCTCGCAACGCTCTTGGTGGGCGTATCCCTTGGCTTGCCCCTGTTCTTGTACATGCGCCAACGGAGACTCGATGAACTGCCTGATTCATCATTGCAGACGTGA